The proteins below come from a single Papaver somniferum cultivar HN1 chromosome 11, ASM357369v1, whole genome shotgun sequence genomic window:
- the LOC113325281 gene encoding uncharacterized protein LOC113325281 has translation MDRKDEAKIKALSEDLQKERDHSLKQRQNIEKLLKSDERYKSQVLRITRERDEARGDVSCLNKEVENLNDNMDEIIDSSKKVAKTTRKNTQSYLIPLFNDYCVEHGIPPPSFPLEVLSDDDKPQDEAVDPTNKEASLDDDEEPKFDTAKDNEESKGASTSLTAAGGEIPETTTIDSAIPQ, from the exons ATGGATAGGAAGGATGAGGCTAAAATCAAAGCTTTATCGGAGGACCTTCAGAAAGAAAGAGATCATTCCCTCAAGCAAAGACAAAATATAGAGAAGCTTCTGA AATCGGATGAGCGTTATAAGAGTCAGGTCCTTCGTATCACCAGGGAGAGAGATGAAGCTCGTGGTGACGTTTCTTGTCTTAATAAGGAGGTTGAGAACTTAAATGATAATATGGACGAGATCATCGATTCTTCCAAGAAGGTAGCCAAGACGACCCGCAAGAACACTCAGAGCTATTTGATTCCACTCTTTAATGACTACTGCGTTGAACATGGCATTCCTCCTCCTTCTTTCCCTTTGGAGGTTCTTTCTGATGATGATAAGCCTCAAGATGAAGCTGTTGATCCTACCAACAAGGAAGCGTCTCTTGATGATGACGAGGAACCAAAGTTTGACACCGCGAAGGACAACGAGGAGTCCAAGGGAGCTTCTACTAGCCTCACCGCGGCAGGCGGCGAGATTCCTGAGACAACCACCATTGATAGTGCCATTCCTCAGTAG